One Megalopta genalis isolate 19385.01 chromosome 5, iyMegGena1_principal, whole genome shotgun sequence DNA window includes the following coding sequences:
- the LOC143259441 gene encoding uncharacterized protein LOC143259441, whose product MPAGQRRCALRVTSSYRTVVERAVFVIEGMVPIDLLALERNEVNYLVIQFLSGHSYFKFYQFRVGRATSPLCGYGCRDERNSAGYALFACERWVGARDVLRQDVPFTTDNIVEVMLRSMNDWRAVARYTRPLLLEKKDEESQWNTSAPS is encoded by the exons AGTTCGTACAGGACTGTCGTGGAGCGAGCTGTGTTTGTGATAGAAGGAATGGTGCCCATAGACCTTCTCGCCCTGGAGCGAAA CGAGGTCAATTACCTCGTAATCCAATTCCTGAGCGGGCATAGTTATTTCAAGTTCTACCAGTTCAGGGTTGGGAGGGCAACCTCGCCGTTATGTGGCTACGGCTGCCGCGATGAGAGGAACAGCGCCGGATACGCCCTCTTCGCCTGTGAGCGCTGGGTCGGCGCACGTGATGTCCTCAGACAAGATGTCCCGTTCACCACAGACAACATTGTAGAGGTGATGCTGCGGTCTATGAATGATTGGAGGGCAGTCGCCAGATATACCCGACCGCTCCTCCTCGAGAAGAAGGATGAGGAGAGCCAATGGAACACCTCTGCTCCATCTTAG